CCGAATCGGTCCAGAATGCCGCTCGTGATCGCGCGCTGCGGCACCTGATCGGTCGAATTCCACCCGTTGGAGTATGCCATGCCGGTGACGGAGATTCCGTCGGCCGACGTGCCCTCGCTGTAGCGCACGAGACCGTTCAGCTTGCGGACGTTGTCCGGATTGTCCCAGGGACCGTTGTAGGCGCCGATCTCGCCGGCGACGAGCAGGGATCCGTCGCCAACCTTCGCCGAATCCATGCCGAGCAGACGGCGGTAGCCGAAGCTGCCGGCCGTCATTTGCGCAAGGCCCCCGGCGGTGCGGTCGATCAAGCCGATTTGCACGCTGCCCACCGAAGCGAAATCCCCCTCGTTGGCGAAGTACGGACCTTTGCGCACGTCCATCGCGCCGATGGTCTCCGGGATCAGCCAGTTGAGGTCGGCGTAGCCCTGGCCATGCGCATGCGTTCGCATATTGACGGGGACGTCGTCGACATGGATCGCGAGATCCGTTCCGTGGTCCAGATTGTAGCCGCGCAAAAAATACTGGTTGGCTTTGCCCTCACCCGAATGCTGGGTCACGATCAGTCCTGGCACGGCCTCGAGCACCTCGCCCGGTCGTGTCGCCGGACGCGCGTTGAGTTCTTGCCCTGATATGGTGATCTGGCTCGCCATGCTCGGCGGTGAGACAGGTCCGGAGCCGACGTTAGGTGCGCCCGGCACCGCAACAGGCGCCGGCTCGTGATCGGATGCGGTCCTGTGTTGCGTCGGTCGCGCGTTTGTCCCGGCGATGAGTCTGGAAGGCCTGTCAGCTCTCGATGGCTTGCTCGACGCTTCGATCGTGACAGGCGGCAGGACAGTTGGTGGGGTCGCCCCGGTGATATCCGTGTTCGACGTGTCGGGAGCAGGCGGTGACTGCGCCCAAGCCGATGCCTGAAATGCCAGCATCACCATTGCTGCGAGCGACAACTCGCGCCGAACGCCGTGCACGCACCGCCCCCTCACGGCGCTCGCAAGAGCGCCACGTCTACCGGCTTGGGTCCTGCGGACCGTCCGGAGCTCTGTGGTTTTGTGAAGGGCCCTTAACCCGATCAGGCGACAGTATGATGTCAGCTACTAAACGTCATACCGACCGAGAAGCTGAGGGGCAATGTCTCGGCTTGTCAAATGGCCGTCATGATGAATGAAATAATCTGCAATCGAGCCTGTGCTCTGACGTGATCGCTTGCCGATTTCCCGGCGGGTTGGGATCGCGGGCACATTCATCCACACGCTTGCACCGTCTCCCCTCGGACGTGAGATGCGCGCGATCGGCGGTCCCTTGCGGCTGTCTTGGATCTGAAACCAGGGACGAAAGCATGCAGTCCGCCGTGAATGTCGAGACGATGCGTTCACGAACCGACGCCGCCGTAGCGACCGACACGGAGGCGCCGACAGCGCCGGCGGGCCGAACCGTCCCTGGTTGGCCGCTCATCGCTATCGTCGCGACGTCCGGTTTTGCCGGCCTTGGTTATGAGATCGTGTGGACGCGCCAGCTCAGCCTCGCGCTCGGAACCGAGATGATGGCGGTTCTCGGATCGATTGCCGGCTTTTTTGCCGGGCTTGCGCTCGGCGCCTTCACCCTCGACGGCCTGATCCGTCGCGCATCCTCACCTCGACACGTCTATGCCGTCCTCGAAGCGGTGGTCGGCACATGGGGCTTGGCCGCAATCTGGCTGCTTCCCGCTGCGGGTCGCATGCTGGCCCTTCTGATCGGGACCGCCCCGCCGCCGGTGCTGCTGTGGGCCGCTAGCTTTGCACTGCCGACGCTCGCGCTGCTACCCGCAACCGTCGCAATGGGCGGCACCCTCGCCGCATTGGAACGCATGACGCGGGAAGCTCGGCGCAATCCAAAGGTCAGTGCCGGCGTCTACGGCGCTAACACCGCCGGCGCGGTGGCCGGAACACTTGTCTCCTCCTTCCTCCTGATCCCTTCGCTTGGATTCTCCGGGACCTTGATCTGTCTCGCCGGACTGAACGGGCTGTGCGCACTGGCCGCCCTCATGACCGGATGGACTCGCGATCGCAGCCCGCCCGAATTCGAGAACCCGATCAGGCTCGGTTTCGGCGACCTGCGACTCGGCGCCACGCTCTTCACCACTGGCCTGTTGGGAATCGCGTTCGAGGTCCTTGTCGTCCGGCTTGCCGCACAGCTCATGCAGGACACGGTGTATACGTTCGCCGGTCTCTTAGCGGTCTATTTGCTCGGCACGGCGGCCGGCGGCCTCATCTGGCAGCGAGTCGGACGCCATACCGGAAGCGAAAGCCTCGTTCCGCTATTGGCCGGAACGGCGGCCGCCTGTCTAATCACCGCCGTCTTCACGCCTTTCATTGCCAGGATCGCCGATACCGCGGGCGAAGCCGGAATCGCGGGCGAGCTCGCGATTGCGATGGTGCTGTTCCTGTTGCCCGCCACCGCGATGGGTGCCCTGTTCGGCCACCTCGCCCAACAGGTGCGCGATCGGCGAGGGTCGCTTGGCTGGGCGGTGGGCGTCAACAGCATCGGGGCGGCGATCGCCCCGCTGGTGGCAACTCAAGCCCTCATCCCGGCATTCGGCGCCTGGACCTCGCTCGTCCTGATCGTGCTGGGTTACCTGCTCCTGCTGCCGATCAGGCGCGCTGCAGTGCTTCAAGCGGCGATCCCCGCATGTATCGCTCTCGCCCTGCTGCTTCGGCCTGCGCCAACCCTCGTCAAGGTACCAGCTGGAGGCAAGCTGCTCGCCGTCAGAGAAGGGTCGATGGCGACCGCGAGCGTCGTCGATGATGCAACCGGCGCTCGTTATCTGGAGGTCAACGGCCGCTTCCGCATGGGCGGCACGAGCTCCGTCCGCTCCGACCATCGCCAAGCCATGCTACCGCTGCTGCTGCATGAACGCCCGCGTAAGGCGTTGTTTCTGGGTATCGGGACCGGTGCGACGGTGGCTGGCGCCACGCAGATGCCTGACCTCAAGGTCCAGGGGGTCGAACTGTCGCGCGAGGTCGTCGACCTATTGCCCTGGTTTGCCAATCCGGCCGTCACCGGTGAACCGCCTAGGCTGACCGTCGCAGACGCGCGCCGGTTCGTGGTCGCCGATTCCGACAGTTACGACGTGATTGT
The DNA window shown above is from Bradyrhizobium sp. ISRA464 and carries:
- a CDS encoding spermidine synthase: MLLWAASFALPTLALLPATVAMGGTLAALERMTREARRNPKVSAGVYGANTAGAVAGTLVSSFLLIPSLGFSGTLICLAGLNGLCALAALMTGWTRDRSPPEFENPIRLGFGDLRLGATLFTTGLLGIAFEVLVVRLAAQLMQDTVYTFAGLLAVYLLGTAAGGLIWQRVGRHTGSESLVPLLAGTAAACLITAVFTPFIARIADTAGEAGIAGELAIAMVLFLLPATAMGALFGHLAQQVRDRRGSLGWAVGVNSIGAAIAPLVATQALIPAFGAWTSLVLIVLGYLLLLPIRRAAVLQAAIPACIALALLLRPAPTLVKVPAGGKLLAVREGSMATASVVDDATGARYLEVNGRFRMGGTSSVRSDHRQAMLPLLLHERPRKALFLGIGTGATVAGATQMPDLKVQGVELSREVVDLLPWFANPAVTGEPPRLTVADARRFVVADSDSYDVIVADLFHPALDGSGALYTVEHFAAVKERLAPGGIFCQWLPLYQLDLPSLRAIIRGFLAVYPNASAWLNHYSVRTPMLALIGPSNERHLDLGALAARLLDPRIRSAVGPLGFDTPIDLLGQFLGGRNALASFAGEGPRNSDDYPFVAFDARRNVLALSAPPWSLLLSVVRAIRPEPAELLAPPEREIWSDRLTAYWQARNRFLEAGAALPGDPRGTALIAAAAPGLLDSVRLSAEFDPAYGPLMGMAKSLISSDRAAAARLLRAINDAAPSRTDAKELLAREFGE